One region of Rhizoctonia solani chromosome 9, complete sequence genomic DNA includes:
- a CDS encoding Retrotransposon gag protein, whose amino-acid sequence MPLTPVAHSVLYLFKAAAMNESHPLTCLGCINNLEEHIARIEEPGLLQTIAHIKHHKSFAKRLNNIYKADLQEQRNLISNLEAHNRDLALTIEEQERLIEEKDRLLVEKELELDNFHCSIQDITQDGKGRIHYYKEYEGGRFHSSCARSTTPQLQYLSHGPAPPPPSGTATSTNPPPAPALSNSDLKFAKPNKFSGKKEDALNFIIACQAYIRAKGATRSHEEKILWVTSYFEGTAEDWVCPYKERKVFRGEAVPLLEDIDTFWAEFTKHYVDTNCDEKYRQKWNNLRQKASVQEYTREFQQYSVSLGYSDETLRNKYYDGLKNEIKDIMLSTMFQWRRATAQQVYDKAEEIANHIESTRLSNPSVSTVRATPTAVSNSTSSPTPTRTCLNVGDNVYMIDPTTRRAKKGAITSIIRTTSGNMPNVRWNGETKDTMIPFPSLKKDERPAAAAPVKPIIAPTPVLASNSKGPGPMDLDGRGFTNLTCHVCGGKGHFARNCPSKPMSGHVANVEWSWERPKEENRIEVVSEDEESGKGKAKAD is encoded by the exons TGGGTTGTATCAATAATCTTGAAGAACATATTGCTCGCATAGAAGAACCCGGGCTACTCCAAACCATTGCCCACATCAAGCATCACAAATCCTTTGCCAAGCGCCTCAACAACATCTACAAGGCTgatcttcaagaacaaaGGAACCTTATCTCCAACCTCGAAGCCCACAATCGCGATCTAGCTCTCACTAtcgaagagcaagaaaggctTATCGAGGAGAAAGATAGGTTATTAGTTGAGAAAGAGTTGGAGTTGGATAATTTCCATTGTTCCATTCAAGACatcacccaagacggaaaAGGTCGAATCCATTACTAcaaagaatatga GGGCGGCCGCTTCCATTCAAGCTGTGCAAGATCAACTACTCCACAATTACAATACTTGTCCCACGGCCCtgccccacctccaccttctggcacagccacctccaccaatcccCCACCCGCTCCTGCTTTGTCCAATTCGGACTTGAAATTTGCTAAACCCAATAAGTTCAGTGGCAAGAAAGAAGACGCCCTCAATTTCATTATTGCCTGCCAGGCCTATATAAGAGCAAAAGGAGCAACCCGTTCTCATGAAGAAAAAATCTTGTGGGTGACATCATACTTTGAGGGAACGGCTGAGGATTGGGTTTGCCCATAtaaagaaaggaaggtgttcagggGAGAAGCAGTTCCTCTGTTGGAAGATATCGATACTTTTTGGGCCGAGTTCACTAAACATTATGTGGACACAAATTGCGACGAGAAATATCGTCAAAAATGGAATAATTTGCGGCAGAAGGCGTCAGTCCAAGAATACACTCGGGAATTTCAGCAATACTCTGTTTCCTTGGGTTACAGCGACGAGACTCTGCGCAATAAATACTACGATGGTCTTAAAAACGAAATTAAAGACATCATGCTGTCAAcaatgttccaatggcgtcgGGCCACAGCTCAACAAGTGTATGACAAAGCAGAGGAAATTGCTAACCATATTGAATCTACGCGCCTATCCAATCCCTCCGTCTCCACTGTTCGCGCCACTCCCACTGCTGTTTCCAACTCCACCTCCAgccccactcccactcgcaCTTGCCTCAATGTGGGAGATAATGTCTACATGATCGATCCAACCACTCGtcgcgccaagaaaggcgccaTTACTTCCATTATTCGCACAAcctctggcaatatgccaAACGTTAGATGGAATGGGGAAACCAAGGACACCATGATTCCCTTCCCCTCCCTTAAAAAAGATGAACGTCCTGCCGCCGCCGCACCTGTCAAACCCATAATTGCCCCCACTCCTGTTTTAGCTTCAAACTCTAAGGGTCCAGGCCCCATGGACCTGGATGGAAGGGGCTTTACAAATCTCACCTGTCATGTATGCGGTGGTAAAGGCCACTTTGCACGCAATTGTCCCTCAAAGCctatgtctggacatgtggctaacgttgaatggtcttgggaaaggccaAAAGAAGAAAATCGTATTGAAGTAGTTTCTGAGGATGAGGaatcgggaaaaggaaaagccaaggccgactaa
- a CDS encoding Retrotransposable element Tf2 protein, whose product MSWLKKHNPQISWEKHTLVFNSSYCSNNCLSVPTVLELKAVEEIPLPYQEFAKVFSEEESSKLPPHRPYDIAIELLPDARPRHGPIYSLGPREDAELKETIEKQLKAGLIRPSKSPMASPILFVKKKNGKLRMCVDYRRLNSMTKKNVYPLPLPQNLIEKLQEGDEWKTAFKTKYGLFEYLVMPFGLTNAPAAFQGMMNEIFRDLLDVYVIIYLDDILVFSLNEKDHEVHVREVLKRLQDNDLFCNIKKCHFHVKKIDYLGFIISEFGIEVDQSKVTDAMNWSIPKNVKNIQEFLGFVNFYRRFIPNFGNMACPLYNLLKKDKCDASDYATGAILSQRNSEGKLAPVAYLSKSLSPAEKNYNIFDKELLAVIRAFKEWRHLLEGSELPVQVLTDHKNLEYFSTSQSLNKRQIRWANFLVDYNFQIIYRPGAQNKKADILSRRYDLVPLEGGVENQVLLKPELFILSITPDQEINDLIGEAIYEDNRLKEILHKLQNKEKVLDWELREGLLWFQGKIFVPKDDTIRNLILESRHDALAAGHPGQARTLELVSRSYYWPLLKKFVNSYVSHCETCIRSKPTNQVPIGLLKPLQIPERPWEDIAYDMIVGLPVSEGFDAILTVID is encoded by the exons atgtcatggctGAAAAAGCATAATCCCCAAATCTCATGGGAAAAGCACACACTCGTTTTCAATTCATCATATTGTTCCAATAATTGCCTATCCGTACCTACTGTCCtagaactcaaggcagtagaagaaatacCACTTCCTTATCAGGAatttgccaaggtcttctcTGAAGAAGAATCATCCAAACTACCGCCCCACCGTCCTTACGATATTGCCATTGAGTTACTTCCTGACGCAAGACCCCGacatggccccatatataGTTTAGGCCCAAGGGAAGATGCAGAACTGAAGGAAACTATTGAGAAACAACTCAAGGCTGGTCTGATTCGCCCATCAAAATCCCCAATGGCCTCTCCCAtcttgtttgtcaaaaagaaaaatgggaaactaCGTATGTGTGTGGACTACAGGCGTCTgaatagcatgaccaagaaaaacgtctaccctCTGCCCTTACCACAAAACCTGATTGAGAAATTACAAG aaggtgatgaatggaaaactgcatTCAAGACCAAATACGGACTATTCgaatacttggttatgccttttggattgaCAAATGCGCCGGCGGCTTTTCAAGGCATGATGAACGAAATTTTCCGAGACCTTTTGGATGTCTATGTCATCATTTACTTGGACGATATTTTAGTCTTTTCTCTGAATGAAAAAGATCACGAAGTTCATGTACGAGAAGTACTTAAGAGGCTACAGGACAACGACCTCTTTTGCAATATCAAAaaatgtcacttccatgTGAAGAAGATTGATTACTTAGGGTTTATTATATCCGAATTTGGCATAGAAGTGGATCAGTCTAAAGTTACAGATgcaatgaattggtcaatACCCAAAAATGTCAAGAACATCCaggaattcttaggatttgtaaACTTTTACAGGCGATTTATCCCTAATTTTGGCAACATGGCATGCCCTTTGTATAATTTGCTCAAAAAAGACA AATGCGATGCATCGGACTATGCCACTGGAGCAATACTATCCCAGCGTAATTCTGAAGGGAAACTAGCCCCCGTAGCCtatctatcaaaatccctatCCCCAGCCGAAAAAAACTACAACATCTTTGACAAAGAATTACTGgcagtcattagggcatttaaagaatggcgTCATTTACTGGAAGGATCGGAACtaccagtccaagttctaacaGATCATAAGAATTTGGAGTATTTCTCCACGTCCCAATCCCTGAATAAACGTCAAATTCGATGGGCAAACTTCCTAGTTgactacaatttccaaatcatCTATAGACCAGGAGCGCAAAACAAGAAGGCAGATATCCTCTCTAGACGTTACGACctagtaccccttgaagggggggtagagaaccaagttctctTGAAACCAGAACTTTTTATCCTGTCAATCACCCCAGATCAGGAAATTAACGACCTGATTGGCGAAGCAATCTATGAGGATAACCGGCTAAAAGAGATCTTGCATaaactccagaacaaggaaaaggtcttAGACTGGGAATTGAGAGAAGGACTGCTATGGTTTCAAGGAAAAATATTTGTACCAAAGGACGACACTATTAGGAACCTTATCTTGGAATCCAGGCATGACGCTTTAGCAGCAGGTCACCCAGGACAAGCTAGGACATTAGAACTTGTTTCCAGGagttactactggccatTGCTAAAAAAATTCGTCAACTCTTACGTCAGCCACTGCGAAACCTGCATCAGGTCTAaaccaacaaatcaagtacctaTAGGCCTGTTAAAACCattgcaaattcctgaacgtccctgggaagatatagcttatgacatgattgtgggattACCGGTTTCAGAGGGCTTTGATGCCATTTTAACTgtgattgattga
- a CDS encoding Transposon Tf2-12 polyprotein has protein sequence MFGSHCQSDWVSLLPLAEFALNNLKQTSTGKSPFQICYGYNPRFTVGQKSDESVPNADEHAEFLERGYDEVKAALALSQERMKHFYDQRHRKEEEIQVGDKVWLSHQNISTDRLSIKLSHKKLGPYLVIEKIGSHAYKLQLPFTMRIHPVFHINLLTKFHPDPHGRDPPQPAPIITEEGEEEYEVERILDSKWKGRGKSKKLWYLVKWKGYDKGSNSWEPVDNVGNAQEAIKEFHKEHPDAVGA, from the coding sequence ATGTTTGGAAGTCATTGTCAATCAGACTGGGTGTCATTATTGCCATTAGCCGAATTTGccttgaacaatttgaaacaaacttccacaggcaaatcccctttTCAAATATGTTATGGCTATAACCCAAGATTTACAGTTGGTCAAAAATCAGACGAATCAGTCCCAAACGCAGATGAACATGCGGAATTCCTAGAAAGAGGCTAcgatgaagtcaaggcaGCGTTGGCCCTGTCACAGGAAAGAATGAAACACTTCTATGATCAGCGACACaggaaagaagaagaaatccaagtaGGGGATAAAGTCTGGCTAAGCCATCAGAACATATCTACTGATAGGCTGTCCATCAAACTTAGTCATAAGAAGTTAGGCCCCTACCTGgtaattgagaaaattggatcTCACGCATACAAGTTGCAACTACCTTTCacaatgcgcatacatccagtcttCCATATCAACCTCCTAACCAAGTTCCACCCCGATCCCCATGGACGCGaccctcctcaacctgcacctatcatcacagaagaaggtgaggaagaatacgaagtGGAAAGAATCCTGGacagcaaatggaaagggcgCGGCAAATCAAAGAAGCTCTGGTATTTAGtcaagtggaagggatacgacAAAGGAAGCAACTCGTGGGAACCAGTAGATAATGTGGGTAACGCGCAAGAAGCCATAAAAGAATTCCATAAGGAACaccctgatgcagttggagcttga
- a CDS encoding ATP-dependent DNA helicase, producing the protein MPKSSIASITKNRRKALGLHERQAAERFLQYFWDTWKADYVRKIPIRETIKSTTRGEKGGPDPYGYAAYRNLVLAAINRKGGVMNQVEETLGKIGATPADLWKDDRSLNRERPATKRVLEHQVPIADTHARLEERDVQAALA; encoded by the exons ATGCCCAAGTCTTCAATCGCCTCGATCACCAAAAATCGCCGGAAGGCACTTGGGCTCCATGAGCGTCAGGCTGCAGAACGCTTCCTGCAATATTTCTGGGATACCTGGAAGGCGGATTATGTGAGGAAGATACCAATCCGCGAGACAATCAAGTCCACTACTCGAGGCGAGAAAGGTGGCCCGGACCCTTATGGGTATGCTGCGTATCGCAACCTGgtattggctgcaatcaACAGGAAGGGCGGCGTCATGAATCAAGTGGAGGAGACTTTGGGAAAGATTGGGGCTACTCCTGCCGATCTCTGGAAGGATGACAGAAGCTTAAACAGG GAACGTCCAGCTACCAAGCGTGTTCTTGAGCATCAGGTGCCTATAGCTGACACCCATGCAAGGCTGGAAGAACGAGATGTGCAAGCAGCTTTGGCTTGA
- a CDS encoding SNF2 family amino-terminal protein, whose protein sequence is MQKVDSKLEDAQRLRSPKALRDATRALTDWRKIAIGTKEVDELHFLSRERTLKQLWSSLGFGSLEDDLTASKSKSKSTQDGPSKEEMQAAYAYYVEEYCYGVGCLDESELPIPTVGVSGLHSLVDGCEDIGVSHLKSLSTEALWAQLGLPGVDQFPFAEPGTGESAKDMAPLAKTRAVPFWHQVVGTLRILEGAFTQRVGDCAQPTLLCDNVGLGKTVQIIGVISMIQHYYKQQELPAKERLATPMFIQEQSLPYFAGQKTIPNLPSIVITPRTLGNQWMEQWKKFTQLGSFVPVRYSVESGTLESFCSDPTGPYRAAAGRDLEHAGRVVIIADLSAIAKEAKRCLQLPPAFKGKDAREYKAKGETPVFKAGISNAGSLFGMRFRVAAVDKIHNLRNSSHTQRGVQLITQSSSLVIGATATPLFTSLKCLLALGRNLRYQPLLGEQGVQVWNEMQEMLSTGNESWRLTSTAVIQATVERELQAALLLGKIPLYDPRAAKIKEELESKYQAEDQRSILHMIHVSKQPLNMLRLLLLPIMIRRTNESLDYLGRRILDLPFVQKFIAWAPMNEEEKEMQRVINQEHTQQKSKKTKLAQKAKAAKRQKRKRAQDNVGDNGDEDVDENAWNGSQAQGEVEQSDCKNVRWHNFLIEQKFAGMLAKLGALRLEEQAQELDRGTLTNKVTDDWTVENLPQKMSTRMQCVMGLIEWFWIGNPKPVALLEDGTLDKARLVQEPLPSKKPRKFLIYVEFQQHQVLIAKMLTLKEKDYVTYNGSMATTKRQRSVEKFANDPSCRIMIISNVGSAGLNLVEASVVIIVSSVWSGLELDQIMGRVDCPGQLRDVAVYNIMAPEGIDLALNVYADSKAQLSNHFLSSQRTLQTVYSEIAQPHSNDHDELDLEEIPAVSSTKGTKPSTSKAGPRKRKSQNEQCSQDANAVQKLALAKALGSQVSGAPSSNLVPTTQSMQPLPTSSTGSTEQTDELLISQGVPTTTPNAIGARTMVASSQQKTKFHAKKARLGHSSSDPSLVAAATAQPSQPLSATGPILVPAKKRTAPSMDPPSSMPTRTDPAASGSSSRQAPIVPRPSGSAQPRAATATPEQLLQLQPGSSSTAPTTSGHSVVTGGGSSQRKVFRLKASKLSASNHSVDAKK, encoded by the exons ATGCAAAAGGTCGACAGTAAACTGGAAG ATGCTCAAAGGCTCAGATCCCCCAAGGCATTGCGTGACGCAACAAGGGCTTTGACTGATTGGCGGAAGATAGCAATAGGGACAAAGGAGGTTGATGAGCTTCACTTCCTGTCCAGGGAACGTACGCTGAAGCAGTTATGGTCAagtcttgggtttggaagtCTTGAGGATGATCTGA CGGCGTCAAAATCTAAAAGCAAGTCAACTCAAGATGGTCCaagcaaagaagaaatgcaGGCTGCCTATGCTTACTATGTTGAGGAGTACTGCTATGGAGTTGGCTGTCTTGACGAGTCCGAGCTTCCTATCCCTACAGTTGGTGTCTCTGGTCTCCACAGTTTGGTGGATGGGTGCGAGGATATTGGGGTATCGCATCTCAAGTCCTTGTCCACGGAGGCTTTGTGGGCCCAGCTAGGACTGCCAGGTGTGGATCAGTTCCCGTTTGCAGAGCCTGGCACTGGTGAAAGCGCCAAAGACATGGCTCCACTGGCCAAAACTCGTGCAGTGCCGTTTTGGCATCAAGTGGTAGGCACTCTCAGAATCTTGGAAGGCGCTTTCACACAGAGAGTGGGCGATTGCGCCCAACCAACTTTACTGTGCGACAATGTTGGACTTGGAAAGACGGTGCAAATCATTGGGGTCATTAGCATGATCCAACATTACTATAAGCAACAGGAACTGCCAGCCAAAGAGCGTCTTGCAACACCCATGTTTATCCAAG AGCAAAGCTTGCCATACTTTGCAGGCCAAAAGACCATACCAAATTTGCCATCAATTGTCATTACTCCGCGGACACTTGGCAATCAATGGATGGAGCAATGGAAGAAGTTTACCCAGCTTGGTAGTTTTGTTCCTGTCCGGTACTCAGTTGAGAGCGGCACCCTTGAGAGCTTCTGCAGTGACCCAACAGGTCCATACCGCGCTGCAGCTGGACGAGACTTGGAGCATGCAGGGCGAGTGGTTATCATTGCAGACCTATCG GCTATTGCAAAGGAAGCAAAACGGTGCTTACAGCTCCCTCCTGCATTCAAGGGTAAAGATGCAAGGGAGTACAAAGCTAAGGGCGAGACACCTGTTTTCAAGGCAGGGATCAGCAATGCAGGCTCACTCTTTGGAATGCGCTTTCGGGTGGCAGCTGTGGACAAGATACACAATCTCCGAAACAGCAGTCACACTCAACGAGGGGTTCAGCTCATTACTCAGTCCTCGTCCTTGGTGATTGGAGCAACCGCCACACCATTGTTTACGTCGCTCAAA TGCCTGCTTGCTCTTGGACGAAACCTGCGCTaccagccattgcttggtgaGCAAGGAGTTCAGGTCTGGAACGAGATGCAGGAAATGCTGTCAACTGGTAATGAAAGTTGGAGGCTTACAAGCACAGCGGTAATTCAAGCCACAGTGGAAAGGGAGCTTCAAGCGGCACTTTTACTTGGCAAAATTCCCTTGTACGACCCCCGCGCTGCtaagatcaaggaagaactggaaagcAAGTACCAGGCTGAGGACCAGCGGAGCATCCTCCATATGATTCATGTCTCAAAGCAGCCACTAAACATGTTGCGcttgcttcttctccccatCATGATTCGTCGCACAAATGAGTCCTTAGACTATTTGGGCAGACGAATCTTGGATCTCCCGTTTGTACAGAAGTTCATTGCTTGGGCACCCATGAATGAAGAAGAGAAAGAAATGCAACGGGTCATCAATCAAGAGCACACACAGCAGAAGAGCAAAAA AACAAAACTGGCGCAAAAGGCTAAGGCTGCCaagagacaaaaaagaaagcgAGCGCAGGACAATGTGGGTGACAATGGGGATGAGGATGTGGATGAGAATGCATGGAATGGGTCTCAGGCACAGGGGGAGGTGGAACAGAGCGATTGCAAGAATGTCAGGTGGCAT AACTTCCTGATAGAACAGAAGTTTGCTGGCATGCTGGCTAAGCTGGGAGCGCTACGGCTGGAAGAGCAGGCTCAGGAGCTTGATCGTGGTACCTTGACAAACAAAGTCACCGACGACTGGACAGTGGAGAATCTGCCCCAGAAGATGTCCACAAGGATGCAATGTGTCATGGGACTGATTGAGTGGTTCTGGATCGGCAACCCCAAACCCGTTGCATTGCTTGAGGATGGTACGCTGGATAAAGCAAGGCTTGTTCAAGAACCTTTGCCCAGCAAGAAGCCACGGAAGTTTCTCATATACGTGGAATTTCAGCAGCACCAAGTGCTCATTGCAAAG ATGCTCACTCTCAAAGAAAAAGACTATGTGACGTACAACGGCTCTATGGCTACCACCAAGCGTCAACGGTCTGTTGAGAAGTTTGCCAACGACCCATCATGCCGAATCATGATCATCAGCAATGTAGGCTCAGCTGGTCTCAACTTGGTGGAAGCCTCAGTTGTGATCATTGTA AGCAGTGTTTGGTCTGGGCTTGAGCTTGACCAAATCATGGGTCGCGTTGATTGCCCTGGGCAGCTGCGAGATGTAGCTGTATACAACATCATGGCGCCAGAGGGAATTGATCTGGCCCTGAATGTTTACGCAGATAGTAAGGCACAGCTCTCTAACCATTTCCTGAGCTCGCAAAGAACCTTGCAAACTGTGTACTCGGAAATTGCTCAGCCACACTCCAATGATCACGATGAGCTTGACTTGGAGGAGATCCCTGCAGTCTCTTCAACAAAGGGTACAAAACCATCCACTTCCAAAGCTGGGCCACGCAAGAGAAAAAGCCAAAATGAACAATGCTCTCAAGATGCAAATGCTGTTCAAAAGCTAGCCCTAGCCAAGGCACTGGGATCACAGGTTTCTGGTGCTCCCTCAAGCAATT TAGTCCCTACGACACAGAGCATgcaacctcttccaacaTCATCAACAGGAAGCACAGAACAAACTGATGAGTTGTTGA TATCCCAGGGTGTACCTACCACTACACCAAATGCCATTGGTGCCCGGACAATGGTGGCCAGTAGTCAACAAAAGACTAAGTTCCATGCAAAAAAGGCAAGACTTGGtcactcttcttctgacCCGTCATTGGTGGCTGCGGCAACAGCACAGCCAAGTCAGCCTTTATCTGCGACAG GGCCAATATTGGTGCCAGCCAAGAAGCGCACAGCACCGTCCATGGATCCACCAAGCAGCATGCCAACACGTACAGATCCAGCTGCCAGTGGTAGCTCTTCAAGACAAGCACCAATTGTTCCCAGGCCATCTGGAAGTGCGCAGCCAAGAGCAGCTACTGCTACACCAGAGCAGCTGTTGCAATTACAGCCTGGGTCTAGCTCCACAGCACCTACTACATCTGGGCACTCAGTAGTCACAGGAGGTGGAAGCTCACAGAGGAAGGTGTTCCGTCTGAAAGCATCAAAACTCTCAGCTAGTAATCACTCTGTTGACGCAAAAAAGTAA